The following coding sequences lie in one Apium graveolens cultivar Ventura chromosome 1, ASM990537v1, whole genome shotgun sequence genomic window:
- the LOC141691360 gene encoding uncharacterized protein LOC141691360, whose product MEDNNLPTIHSSGTDHILWEGLDASKIKIWHIWEAIRDNRPVVPWYKAVWHRFQINRYAHFQWLTCLVGISTLARLHRFGISSSQQCFLCILGRETTTHLFLHCNYSKWILHQLFDTIGISTMHESWNHFLVSLIDLEDKPKGTIALCYAQVFCYHLWRERNARAHDRGVCGPSKLLQGIVLDIKARLGTSKWFNSVICNRPDLDLDKLWL is encoded by the coding sequence ATGGAGGATAATAATCTCCCTACCATTCATTCTAGTGGTACTGATCACATTTTGTGGGAAGGCTTAGATGCTTCTAAAATTAAAATCTGGCATATCTGGGAGGCTATTCGAGACAATAGGCCTGTGGTGCCTTGGTACAAAGCAGTTTGGCATCGCTTTCAGATTAACAGGTATGCTCACTTCCAGTGGCTGACTTGTTTGGTCGGGATTAGCACATTAGCCAGGCTCCATAGATTTGGCATCTCCAGCTCTCAACAGTGCTTTCTCTGTATCCTTGGACGAGAGACCACAACACATTTGTTCTTACATTGCAACTACAGCAAGTGGATTCTACATCAACTTTTTGACACTATTGGCATCTCCACTATGCATGAATCATGGAACCACTTCTTGGTTAGTTTGATTGATTTGGAGGATAAACCTAAGGGAACCATTGCCCTTTGCTATGCTCAGGTGTTTTGCTATCATTTGTGGCGAGAGAGAAATGCTAGAGCCCATGACAGAGGTGTTTGTGGTCCTTCGAAGCTCTTGCAAGGAATTGTTCTCGATATCAAGGCTAGGCTTGGTACTTCTAAGTGGTTCAACTCGGTTATTTGTAATAGGCCAGATTTAGATTTAGATAAATTGTGGTTGTAA
- the LOC141665309 gene encoding uncharacterized protein LOC141665309 isoform X2 encodes MFREASLQKRFKHNVDTYFRIILKLGMSGMVEEMEGFCKELVKEKCVGYEEGLLRLLDLFVKERRLDEALRVLGILRSSNCNVSIAVFNGLMGSLVEEKKDLKSVLFVYKEMVKAGIVPTVDTLNFLIEALFEANEVDIALNQYRRMRKKGFLPSSRTFEIVISSLVARSRKEESKIVLREMSELGCEPDLNFYTHIIPIFCRLNELEVGKGMYKKMRSSNIVPDTLTCGVLIKCLCKNLRVDDAIVLLDEMEHFNLTPPDHVFVNIVDGFCASSKLNEAKVFLQDRHVLDTCSHNALLKGYCSAGYLCVAKNVFDRMVEMKIDGNESWNNLLRCLALSLGINKSLEFLGRMIVSSVVPDCDTYSSLIIAKCKASEVDDALKLFNQVCARSWVLDKISYAELVQCLCQKEKIHEAVEVFCYMAGNRCLLLMSSFNFLIEGLCTTGEVETAVRLLSLTNYSGTCCSTATYSTIMLGLLNSNKVDDLSIIVARMFIEGCPLDVKAYCVLIESMIAVGRAKDCIVFMKLMLSEGLKPNQDTLANLISILAKQSQLHMMMPLISKDISKYDILSPAMYDTLINGIWSEGFKTEASHLLDIMLERGWIPDACTHKLFISSSDPEEKDEKMSGRENVHVQDKVSSILAEGLA; translated from the coding sequence ATGTTTAGAGAGGCATCCCTTCAGAAAAGGTTTAAGCACAATGTAGATACTTattttagaataattttgaaGTTGGGAATGTCGGGGATGGTTGAGGAAATGGAGGGGTTTTGTAAAGAATTGGTTAAGGAGAAATGCGTAGGTTATGAGGAAGGGCTTTTGAGATTGTTGGATTTGTTTGTTAAAGAACGTAGGTTGGATGAAGCTTTAAGGGTTCTTGGAATTCTTAGGTCTAGTAACTGTAATGTTTCGATCGCTGTTTTTAATGGTTTGATGGGTTCACTTGTGGAGGAGAAGAAAGATTTGAAATCTGTGTTGTTTGTGTATAAGGAAATGGTTAAAGCGGGGATTGTTCCGACTGTTGATACATTGAATTTTTTGATAGAGGCATTGTTTGAGGCCAATGAAGTGGATATTGCTCTGAATCAATACAGAAGGATGAGGAAGAAAGGGTTCCTTCCTAGTAGCAGAACTTTCGAGATAGTCATAAGCAGTCTTGTTGCTCGGAGTCGGAAGGAAGAATCAAAGATCGTTTTGAGGGAAATGTCTGAGCTTGGATGTGAGCCAGATTTGAACTTCTACACCCATATAATACCCATATTTTGTAGGCTAAATGAATTGGAAGTTGGTAAGGGGATGTATAAAAAGATGAGAAGTTCTAATATTGTGCCAGATACATTGACTTGTGGAGTTTTGATCAAGTGCTTATGTAAAAATCTTCGCGTAGATGATGCAATAGTCCTTCTCGATGAGATGGAACATTTTAATTTGACACCACCTGACCATGTGTTTGTCAACATAGTTGATGGGTTTTGTGCATCAAGTAAGCTAAACGAAGCTAAAGTGTTTCTGCAGGATAGACATGTATTGGACACATGTTCTCATAATGCACTTCTTAAAGGTTACTGCAGTGCTGGTTACCTTTGTGTTGCAAAAAATGTTTTTGATAGAATGGTAGAAATGAAAATAGATGGCAATGAGTCATGGAACAACCTTCTGAGATGCCTTGCTCTGAGTCTGGGAATCAACAAAAGTCTGGAATTTCTTGGTAGAATGATTGTTTCGTCTGTCGTCCCCGATTGTGACACCTACTCTTCTCTTATTATTGCTAAATGCAAAGCAAGTGAGGTAGATGATGCTCTGAAGCTTTTTAATCAGGTATGTGCCAGAAGTTGGGTTTTGGATAAGATCTCTTACGCTGAACTAGTACAATGTCTTTGCCAAAAGGAAAAGATTCATGAGGCCGTTGAGGTTTTTTGCTATATGGCTGGTAATAGATGTTTGTTGTTGATGTCTTCGTTCAATTTTCTAATAGAAGGGCTTTGTACAACTGGAGAGGTTGAGACCGCTGTCAGGTTGCTCTCATTGACCAACTATTCTGGCACATGTTGTTCAACTGCTACTTACAGTACTATCATGCTAGGTTTGTTAAATTCTAATAAGGTTGATGATCTTTCCATAATAGTTGCGAGAATGTTTATAGAAGGCTGTCCTCTTGATGTTAAAGCATATTGTGTCCTCATCGAAAGCATGATTGCAGTTGGTCGAGCAAAGGATTGTATTGTGTTTATGAAGTTAATGTTAAGTGAGGGCTTGAAACCAAATCAAGATACATTAGCTAATTTGATTTCCATTCTGGCAAAGCAGTCTCAGTTGCATATGATGATGCCTTTAATCAGTAAAGATATATCTAAGTATGATATTCTTAGTCCAGCTATGTATGATACACTTATAAATGGTATTTGGAGTGAGGGTTTTAAAACTGAGGCTTCTCATCTATTGGATATCATGTTGGAAAGGGGTTGGATTCCAGATGCTTGTACCCATAAATTATTTATAAGTTCCTCTGATCCGGAGGAAAAAGACGAGAAAATGTCTGGACGTGAAAATGTTCATGTACAAGATAAAGTAAGTAGCATTCTAGCTGAGGGTCTAGCGTAA
- the LOC141665309 gene encoding uncharacterized protein LOC141665309 isoform X1: MALKLSSLRYSIKILRWVTLNLNYSSVSCASELKIIHEMDEKQLSSVEFDRFLKNKISPDSLIKVLDSTHDVNFSVKMFREASLQKRFKHNVDTYFRIILKLGMSGMVEEMEGFCKELVKEKCVGYEEGLLRLLDLFVKERRLDEALRVLGILRSSNCNVSIAVFNGLMGSLVEEKKDLKSVLFVYKEMVKAGIVPTVDTLNFLIEALFEANEVDIALNQYRRMRKKGFLPSSRTFEIVISSLVARSRKEESKIVLREMSELGCEPDLNFYTHIIPIFCRLNELEVGKGMYKKMRSSNIVPDTLTCGVLIKCLCKNLRVDDAIVLLDEMEHFNLTPPDHVFVNIVDGFCASSKLNEAKVFLQDRHVLDTCSHNALLKGYCSAGYLCVAKNVFDRMVEMKIDGNESWNNLLRCLALSLGINKSLEFLGRMIVSSVVPDCDTYSSLIIAKCKASEVDDALKLFNQVCARSWVLDKISYAELVQCLCQKEKIHEAVEVFCYMAGNRCLLLMSSFNFLIEGLCTTGEVETAVRLLSLTNYSGTCCSTATYSTIMLGLLNSNKVDDLSIIVARMFIEGCPLDVKAYCVLIESMIAVGRAKDCIVFMKLMLSEGLKPNQDTLANLISILAKQSQLHMMMPLISKDISKYDILSPAMYDTLINGIWSEGFKTEASHLLDIMLERGWIPDACTHKLFISSSDPEEKDEKMSGRENVHVQDKVSSILAEGLA, translated from the coding sequence ATGGCTTTAAAGCTCTCATCTTTAAGATATTCCATAAAAATACTGAGATGGGTCACCTTAAATTTGAATTATTCTTCAGTTTCTTGTGCAAGTGAACTGAAAATTATACATGAAATGGATGAGAAACAACTTAGTTCTGTTGAGTTTGACAGGTTCTTGAAAAATAAGATAAGCCCAGATAGCTTAATCAAGGTTTTGGATTCTACACATGATGTTAACTTTTCGGTAAAGATGTTTAGAGAGGCATCCCTTCAGAAAAGGTTTAAGCACAATGTAGATACTTattttagaataattttgaaGTTGGGAATGTCGGGGATGGTTGAGGAAATGGAGGGGTTTTGTAAAGAATTGGTTAAGGAGAAATGCGTAGGTTATGAGGAAGGGCTTTTGAGATTGTTGGATTTGTTTGTTAAAGAACGTAGGTTGGATGAAGCTTTAAGGGTTCTTGGAATTCTTAGGTCTAGTAACTGTAATGTTTCGATCGCTGTTTTTAATGGTTTGATGGGTTCACTTGTGGAGGAGAAGAAAGATTTGAAATCTGTGTTGTTTGTGTATAAGGAAATGGTTAAAGCGGGGATTGTTCCGACTGTTGATACATTGAATTTTTTGATAGAGGCATTGTTTGAGGCCAATGAAGTGGATATTGCTCTGAATCAATACAGAAGGATGAGGAAGAAAGGGTTCCTTCCTAGTAGCAGAACTTTCGAGATAGTCATAAGCAGTCTTGTTGCTCGGAGTCGGAAGGAAGAATCAAAGATCGTTTTGAGGGAAATGTCTGAGCTTGGATGTGAGCCAGATTTGAACTTCTACACCCATATAATACCCATATTTTGTAGGCTAAATGAATTGGAAGTTGGTAAGGGGATGTATAAAAAGATGAGAAGTTCTAATATTGTGCCAGATACATTGACTTGTGGAGTTTTGATCAAGTGCTTATGTAAAAATCTTCGCGTAGATGATGCAATAGTCCTTCTCGATGAGATGGAACATTTTAATTTGACACCACCTGACCATGTGTTTGTCAACATAGTTGATGGGTTTTGTGCATCAAGTAAGCTAAACGAAGCTAAAGTGTTTCTGCAGGATAGACATGTATTGGACACATGTTCTCATAATGCACTTCTTAAAGGTTACTGCAGTGCTGGTTACCTTTGTGTTGCAAAAAATGTTTTTGATAGAATGGTAGAAATGAAAATAGATGGCAATGAGTCATGGAACAACCTTCTGAGATGCCTTGCTCTGAGTCTGGGAATCAACAAAAGTCTGGAATTTCTTGGTAGAATGATTGTTTCGTCTGTCGTCCCCGATTGTGACACCTACTCTTCTCTTATTATTGCTAAATGCAAAGCAAGTGAGGTAGATGATGCTCTGAAGCTTTTTAATCAGGTATGTGCCAGAAGTTGGGTTTTGGATAAGATCTCTTACGCTGAACTAGTACAATGTCTTTGCCAAAAGGAAAAGATTCATGAGGCCGTTGAGGTTTTTTGCTATATGGCTGGTAATAGATGTTTGTTGTTGATGTCTTCGTTCAATTTTCTAATAGAAGGGCTTTGTACAACTGGAGAGGTTGAGACCGCTGTCAGGTTGCTCTCATTGACCAACTATTCTGGCACATGTTGTTCAACTGCTACTTACAGTACTATCATGCTAGGTTTGTTAAATTCTAATAAGGTTGATGATCTTTCCATAATAGTTGCGAGAATGTTTATAGAAGGCTGTCCTCTTGATGTTAAAGCATATTGTGTCCTCATCGAAAGCATGATTGCAGTTGGTCGAGCAAAGGATTGTATTGTGTTTATGAAGTTAATGTTAAGTGAGGGCTTGAAACCAAATCAAGATACATTAGCTAATTTGATTTCCATTCTGGCAAAGCAGTCTCAGTTGCATATGATGATGCCTTTAATCAGTAAAGATATATCTAAGTATGATATTCTTAGTCCAGCTATGTATGATACACTTATAAATGGTATTTGGAGTGAGGGTTTTAAAACTGAGGCTTCTCATCTATTGGATATCATGTTGGAAAGGGGTTGGATTCCAGATGCTTGTACCCATAAATTATTTATAAGTTCCTCTGATCCGGAGGAAAAAGACGAGAAAATGTCTGGACGTGAAAATGTTCATGTACAAGATAAAGTAAGTAGCATTCTAGCTGAGGGTCTAGCGTAA